A stretch of Octopus bimaculoides isolate UCB-OBI-ISO-001 chromosome 23, ASM119413v2, whole genome shotgun sequence DNA encodes these proteins:
- the LOC106883005 gene encoding uncharacterized protein LOC106883005, which produces MDLHQVFIDSINRVAFWKILQKLGCPEKFVRILRQLHDKMEVRVNIGGTLSDPISVENSVKQGDIPAPTLFALYLTIIFQIVFDDCTEGVYIKYRTAGNLYKLKRLCAKTKVLHSSTIEFLYADDCDLLAHSQEDMQHMMNMISAACTALSLSMNLKKTVLTYQPASKLYVEPSITVKEWSKVRSCN; this is translated from the coding sequence ATGGATTTACATCAGGTTTTTATTGATTCTATAAATAGAGTTGCATTTTGGAAGATCCTGCAAAAGCTAGGCTGCCCTGAAAAATTTGTGAGAATTCTTAGACAATTACATGACAAGATGGAAGTGAGAGTCAATATTGGAGGTACCTTGTCAGatccaatttctgtagaaaatagtGTAAAACAAGGTGATATTCCTGCTCCTACATTGTTTGCTCTGTATCTTACAATAATCTTTCAAATAGTTTTTGATGATTGCACTGAAGGAGTCTATATAAAATATAGGACAGCAGGAAACCTTTACAAACTCAAAAGACTTTGTGCCAAAACGAAAGTTCTTCATTCTTCCACCATTGAGTTcttgtatgcagatgattgtgacctGTTAGCACATTCCCAAGAAGATATGCAACACATGATGAATATGATTTCTGCAGCATGTACAGCATTGAGCCTTTCAATGAACTTGAAAAAAACTGTTCTAACATACCAGCCTGCCTCTAAACTTTATGTGGAACCTTCTATAACTGTGAAGGAATGGTCAAAAGTTAGAAGTTgtaattaa